From Salinirubellus salinus, the proteins below share one genomic window:
- a CDS encoding CopG family ribbon-helix-helix protein, with protein MVVVSVSMPESLLERIDEFADEHGYTGRSEVVREASRNLLGEFQDKQLEGRELMGIVTVLFDYDTTNVEERMMQLRHEHESLVASNFHSHVGGHRCMELFVLEGSLEDISVFVGKIRATQGTLNIDYSVIPVDDFGVPGSDDGDSARGHPDGEHGHGED; from the coding sequence ATGGTCGTGGTGAGCGTCTCGATGCCAGAATCCCTCCTCGAGCGGATAGACGAGTTTGCGGACGAACACGGCTACACGGGCCGTTCGGAGGTCGTCCGCGAGGCCAGCCGGAACCTCCTCGGCGAGTTCCAGGACAAGCAACTCGAAGGTCGTGAGTTGATGGGTATCGTGACAGTCTTGTTCGATTACGACACGACCAACGTGGAGGAGCGGATGATGCAACTCCGCCACGAACACGAGTCCCTGGTCGCCTCGAACTTCCACTCGCACGTCGGGGGGCACCGCTGTATGGAACTGTTCGTCCTGGAGGGGTCACTCGAGGACATCTCCGTGTTCGTCGGCAAGATCCGGGCGACGCAGGGGACTCTAAACATCGATTACTCCGTCATCCCGGTCGACGACTTCGGTGTCCCCGGCAGCGACGACGGGGACAGTGCTCGGGGACATCCCGACGGCGAGCACGGTCACGGCGAGGACTGA
- a CDS encoding DUF7344 domain-containing protein — protein sequence MTQPEPQQQDVPAPDVDSDELSLSTTFELLKNRRRRETISYLLEHDGTSTLSDLAEHIAALENGIEVVELSSDQRKRVYIGLYQCHLPKLDKAGVIDFDKNRGTVVLRETVADQLVPYLQPECRTASEPATPAAPEPAAAPTDDLRLTGVVAAGIGLLALLALLPLLGTGVVGPAAVGLLAGVGLVGGVRAFRARVDVAALLDRPERETETQAD from the coding sequence ATGACACAACCCGAACCCCAGCAACAAGACGTGCCAGCCCCGGACGTCGACAGCGACGAGCTCTCGTTGAGTACCACCTTCGAGTTGCTGAAGAACAGACGTCGGCGTGAGACCATCTCGTACCTGCTCGAGCACGACGGGACGAGTACCCTGAGTGACCTCGCGGAACACATCGCCGCGCTCGAGAACGGTATCGAGGTGGTCGAACTCTCCTCGGACCAGCGAAAGCGGGTCTACATCGGGCTCTACCAGTGTCACCTCCCCAAACTCGACAAGGCGGGAGTGATCGACTTCGACAAGAACCGCGGGACCGTCGTCCTGCGCGAGACGGTGGCCGACCAGCTCGTCCCGTACCTCCAGCCCGAGTGCCGGACGGCGAGCGAACCGGCCACGCCGGCCGCGCCAGAGCCGGCCGCCGCGCCGACAGACGACCTCCGGCTGACGGGGGTCGTCGCCGCGGGTATCGGCCTGCTCGCCCTCCTCGCGCTCCTGCCCCTCCTCGGCACCGGTGTGGTCGGCCCCGCCGCAGTGGGACTCCTCGCGGGCGTCGGCCTCGTCGGTGGCGTCCGTGCGTTCCGCGCACGGGTCGACGTGGCGGCCCTCCTCGACCGGCCCGAGCGCGAGACCGAGACGCAGGCGGACTGA
- a CDS encoding BtpA/SgcQ family protein, which translates to MNFENTIVGMVHLPALPGAPGHEGSLTAVRERALADARALEAGGVDAVLVENFGDAPFYPDRVPRHVVASTTHLVDAVTRTVECPVGVNVLRNDVQSALAVAAATGATFVRVNVHVGARVTDQGVIEGRAHETMRLRETLDADVSVFADVGVKHSVPLGAGGEGAEAVAREAREAVERGLADGVVVSGPGTGEVTAASDLERVATVTGDLGVPLLVGSGVTAETVGTTLETADGAIVGTALKEGGETTAPVDPERVASLVAAARDS; encoded by the coding sequence ATGAACTTCGAGAACACCATCGTCGGGATGGTCCACCTGCCGGCGCTCCCCGGCGCACCGGGCCACGAGGGGTCGCTGACGGCGGTTCGTGAGCGGGCGCTCGCCGACGCGCGGGCGCTGGAGGCGGGCGGCGTCGACGCCGTCCTCGTCGAGAACTTCGGGGACGCCCCGTTCTACCCGGACCGGGTTCCCCGTCACGTCGTGGCCTCGACGACCCACCTCGTCGACGCCGTCACGCGCACCGTCGAGTGCCCCGTCGGGGTGAACGTGCTCCGCAACGACGTGCAGTCTGCGCTGGCCGTGGCCGCCGCGACGGGTGCCACGTTCGTCCGCGTCAACGTCCACGTCGGCGCGCGCGTCACCGATCAGGGGGTCATCGAGGGCCGGGCCCACGAGACGATGCGCCTGCGCGAGACGCTCGACGCCGACGTGTCTGTGTTCGCCGACGTGGGGGTGAAACACTCGGTACCGCTCGGTGCGGGTGGGGAGGGCGCGGAGGCCGTCGCGCGCGAGGCACGGGAGGCCGTCGAGCGCGGACTGGCGGACGGCGTCGTCGTCTCCGGGCCCGGGACGGGCGAGGTGACGGCCGCGAGTGACCTCGAACGGGTCGCGACGGTGACCGGAGACCTCGGCGTCCCCCTGCTCGTCGGGAGCGGTGTCACGGCCGAGACGGTGGGGACGACCCTCGAGACCGCCGACGGCGCCATCGTCGGGACCGCGCTCAAGGAGGGCGGGGAGACGACGGCCCCCGTCGACCCGGAGCGCGTCGCGTCGCTGGTGGCCGCCGCGCGCGATAGCTGA
- a CDS encoding NAD-dependent epimerase/dehydratase family protein produces the protein MGQPTLSGRNVLVTGGAGFIGSHLVRALVPENEVRVLDDCSTGDPSRLPDRVTFVEGDVRDSAALARAGEGVDLIYHLAANVSVERSVREPVWSNSVNVGGTLAVLEFAREQGARVVFASSAAVYGDPAALPVAEADPMDPLSPYGIEKSAGDGYVRRYADLYDVDGVVLRFFNVFGPGQSSEYAGVITAFVENAAAGQPLTVHGDGQQTRDFVHVDDVVRACLLAATTDHVGEAFNVGSGRAVSVNELAETVLEAAGSSAGVVHTDPRPGDIDHSRADIAKARDLLGYEPTVALADGIRPLLGVPQ, from the coding sequence ATGGGACAACCCACACTCTCGGGTCGAAACGTGCTCGTCACGGGGGGAGCCGGGTTCATCGGAAGCCACCTCGTCCGCGCACTGGTCCCCGAGAACGAGGTCAGGGTCCTCGACGACTGTTCGACCGGCGACCCGAGTCGGCTCCCCGACCGGGTGACGTTCGTCGAGGGAGACGTCCGTGACTCGGCGGCGCTCGCCCGCGCCGGCGAGGGCGTCGACCTGATCTACCACCTCGCGGCCAACGTGAGCGTGGAGCGCTCGGTTCGAGAGCCCGTCTGGAGCAACTCGGTCAACGTCGGTGGGACGCTGGCCGTCCTCGAGTTCGCGCGCGAGCAGGGTGCGCGCGTCGTGTTCGCCTCCAGCGCGGCCGTCTACGGTGACCCCGCGGCCCTCCCCGTCGCCGAGGCCGACCCGATGGACCCGCTCTCGCCCTACGGTATCGAGAAGTCCGCCGGTGACGGCTACGTCCGTCGGTACGCGGACCTCTACGACGTGGACGGGGTGGTGCTCCGCTTCTTCAACGTGTTCGGGCCGGGCCAGTCGAGCGAGTACGCCGGCGTCATCACCGCGTTCGTCGAGAACGCGGCCGCCGGACAGCCCCTGACGGTCCACGGCGACGGCCAGCAGACGCGCGACTTCGTCCACGTCGACGACGTGGTCCGGGCCTGTCTGCTCGCGGCCACCACGGACCACGTCGGCGAGGCGTTCAACGTCGGGTCCGGCCGAGCGGTGTCGGTCAACGAACTCGCCGAGACGGTCCTGGAGGCGGCGGGCTCGTCGGCCGGCGTCGTCCACACCGACCCACGGCCGGGCGACATCGACCACAGCCGTGCCGACATCGCGAAGGCGCGAGACCTGCTCGGCTACGAGCCGACGGTGGCGCTGGCCGACGGTATCCGACCACTCCTGGGGGTGCCGCAGTGA
- a CDS encoding PadR family transcriptional regulator, which yields MFSLTGFQRDLLYVVSGMDHASGRAIMEELEADTGQEITRGRLYPNLDALVTEGLIRKGQVDRRTNYYSLSEAGWEALRDRRAWENRRLPEGQESLEGDTPPE from the coding sequence CTGTTCAGCCTCACCGGGTTCCAGCGCGACCTCCTCTACGTCGTCTCGGGGATGGACCACGCGTCTGGGCGCGCCATCATGGAAGAGCTCGAAGCCGACACCGGGCAGGAGATAACCCGCGGGCGGCTCTACCCGAACCTCGACGCCCTCGTCACCGAGGGGCTGATCAGGAAGGGACAGGTCGACCGTCGGACGAACTACTACAGTCTCTCGGAAGCCGGCTGGGAGGCACTCCGAGACCGCCGCGCGTGGGAGAACAGACGACTCCCAGAGGGGCAGGAGTCCCTGGAGGGCGACACCCCACCGGAGTGA
- a CDS encoding SprT-like domain-containing protein, with protein MPTLPVDADPTTPDQLLSWAESYAARVVDACDLSVDLSLVEWDVSKRAKRRAGAVLSTPPPGAEVGVPVDWTETPERHRRCTVRLTWAAHETHGVESTAAVLRHELVHVEQVQRFGTADHGPAFRERAADLDAPRHCEPFTPARYLLHCRECGDVTARRHRRSKPVRRPERYRSGCCSAPLAVEERDLDG; from the coding sequence GTGCCCACGCTGCCAGTCGACGCCGACCCGACCACGCCCGACCAACTCCTGTCGTGGGCCGAATCCTACGCAGCGCGGGTCGTCGACGCCTGCGACCTCTCGGTCGACCTCTCCCTCGTCGAGTGGGACGTCTCGAAACGGGCCAAGCGGCGCGCGGGGGCCGTGCTGTCCACACCGCCGCCTGGCGCCGAGGTGGGGGTCCCGGTCGACTGGACCGAGACACCCGAGCGACACCGGCGCTGTACGGTACGACTGACGTGGGCGGCACACGAGACACACGGCGTCGAGTCGACGGCCGCGGTCCTGCGACACGAACTCGTCCACGTCGAACAGGTCCAGCGGTTCGGCACGGCCGACCACGGGCCCGCGTTCCGCGAGCGAGCGGCCGACCTCGACGCCCCGCGTCACTGCGAGCCGTTCACGCCCGCCCGGTACCTGCTCCACTGTCGGGAGTGTGGAGACGTGACCGCGCGTCGCCACCGCCGCTCGAAGCCAGTTCGACGGCCCGAACGCTATCGGTCGGGGTGCTGTTCGGCGCCGCTCGCGGTGGAGGAACGCGACCTCGACGGCTGA
- the msrA gene encoding peptide-methionine (S)-S-oxide reductase MsrA, protein MAAQATVGGGCFWCIEAPMQELRGVERVVSGYAGGHVEDPTYEQVCNGTTGHAEVVQVTYDPETISYRELLEVFFALHDPTTKDRQGPDVGSQYRSAIFYHDDEQRATAEALVEELEGEAYDGIVTEIAPLETFYRAEEYHQDYYEKNPNQPYCAVQIPPKLEKVREKFADKVVPHEA, encoded by the coding sequence ATGGCAGCACAGGCGACGGTCGGCGGTGGCTGTTTCTGGTGTATCGAGGCGCCGATGCAGGAACTGCGCGGCGTCGAGCGCGTGGTGTCGGGCTACGCCGGCGGCCACGTCGAGGACCCGACCTACGAGCAGGTCTGCAACGGGACCACCGGGCACGCAGAGGTCGTGCAGGTCACGTACGACCCGGAGACGATCTCCTACCGCGAACTGCTCGAAGTGTTCTTCGCGCTCCACGACCCGACGACGAAGGACCGACAGGGACCGGACGTCGGGAGTCAGTACCGCTCGGCCATCTTCTACCACGACGACGAGCAGCGCGCGACGGCCGAGGCGCTCGTCGAGGAACTGGAGGGCGAGGCGTACGACGGCATCGTCACCGAGATCGCGCCGCTGGAGACGTTCTACCGCGCCGAGGAGTACCACCAGGACTACTACGAGAAGAACCCGAACCAGCCCTACTGCGCGGTCCAGATCCCCCCGAAACTGGAGAAGGTGCGCGAGAAGTTCGCGGACAAGGTCGTCCCGCACGAGGCCTGA
- a CDS encoding SDR family oxidoreductase, with amino-acid sequence MTVEEVMDRYGPSEVRVEDILRPTDPNFEPETVALVTGAASGIGWATALALAANGLSVVGMDLDTEGVESVRERAEALDAEGRIVPFEGDLLSESDCAAAVERAGEAGELRYLANVAGLQHIDDIREYPTEQWDHIHGVMLRAPLLLTKHAWPHFEAAGGGVVGNMCSVHGHIVTGGKVAYNTAKFGLRGLTASVAAEGAGRIRSFSVSTGWVKTALVAKQLPETAARRGTSVEEVVRNVSLGHTRLKELLEPIEVGNLFVFGFSEHARHLNGGDLLWDGGMKHTYA; translated from the coding sequence ATGACCGTCGAAGAGGTGATGGATCGCTACGGGCCGTCGGAAGTGAGGGTAGAGGACATCCTCCGACCCACGGATCCGAACTTCGAGCCGGAGACCGTCGCGCTCGTGACCGGCGCGGCCAGCGGCATCGGGTGGGCCACCGCCCTCGCGCTGGCGGCGAACGGGCTGAGCGTCGTGGGGATGGACCTCGACACCGAGGGCGTCGAGTCCGTCCGTGAGCGTGCCGAGGCGCTCGACGCCGAGGGGCGCATCGTCCCGTTCGAGGGCGACCTCCTCTCCGAATCCGACTGTGCGGCGGCCGTAGAGCGGGCGGGAGAGGCGGGCGAACTCCGTTACCTCGCCAACGTCGCGGGGCTCCAGCACATCGACGACATCCGCGAGTATCCCACCGAGCAGTGGGACCACATCCACGGCGTGATGCTCCGGGCACCGCTCCTGTTGACGAAACACGCCTGGCCCCACTTCGAGGCCGCGGGCGGGGGCGTCGTCGGGAACATGTGCTCGGTCCACGGTCACATCGTCACCGGCGGGAAGGTGGCGTACAACACCGCGAAGTTCGGCCTCCGGGGGCTGACGGCCTCCGTCGCAGCCGAGGGCGCGGGCCGGATACGCTCGTTCTCCGTCTCGACGGGCTGGGTCAAGACCGCACTCGTGGCGAAACAGCTCCCCGAAACCGCCGCCCGCCGCGGGACGAGCGTCGAGGAGGTCGTCCGAAACGTCTCGCTGGGACACACCCGGCTGAAGGAGCTGCTAGAGCCCATCGAGGTGGGGAATCTCTTCGTATTCGGCTTCTCCGAACACGCCCGCCACCTCAACGGCGGTGACTTGCTCTGGGACGGCGGCATGAAACACACCTACGCCTGA